In the genome of Candidatus Sulfotelmatobacter sp., the window GAATACACGCTGATCGAGGCATCGAATGCGACCAGCTGGGGAATCGGTGAGTCCGGCATGGCCGAAATGTAGAAGACGTTGGTGCCCGATTCGGAGTTGCAGGCGAAGCTCCTGGAATCCGCGCCGTTGGTGCCGCAGTCGTTCCAGGCGATGTTGAAGCCTCCGGCCAGGACCGTGGCCGGCTGATCGAAGCCCATGGTCAGGGCGAGGACCAGCAGCGCCCCGCGGGCGGAGCGTGCATGCCGATTCGGGATGATCGAGTTCATGGGTTCGGCCCTCCGCGCATGCGCGACCGGGGCGGTACCGCCGGAGGGACCTCCCCATGATTGTGCCGGGTCGCGCGATTTCGGTCCAGCGCGAAATCCGTCAGTCATCGAGCGCGCTGCGCCCCTCGGCGGCTCGCGCCACGATGCGCGACGTGCTCTGGCCGTGGCGCAGCGGCACGTTCAGCACCCGGCCGCCTCGTTCGAGCACCAACTCGCGACCGACGATGTTCTCGACCGGCCAGTCCCCGCCCTTGACCAGCACGTGGGGCGCCACCTCCTCGATCAGGGCGAGCGGCGTGTCGTCGTGGAAGATGGGGGCCAGGTCCACGCACTCCAGCGATTCCAGCAGCGCGGCGCGTTCCTCGGCCGGCACGATCGGGCGGCCGACGCCTTTCAGGCGCGCCACCGAGGCGTCGTCGTTGACGCCCACCACCAGGCGGTCGCCGAGCCCGCGTGCCTCCTCGAGATAGTCGAGGTGCCCGCGATGGAGCAGATCGAACACGCCGTTGGTGAACACGATCACCTCGCCGCGCTCGCGCCACTCTTCGACCGACTTGCGTTGTGCGGGCGTCAGGATCGCGGGCCGGCTCGGCATCAGGCGCGGGCTTCCAGCGATTCCAGCAGCTGCCGCGGCGAGCAGCAGGCGGTGCCGACTTCGCGGATCACCACCCCGGCAGCGTGATTGGCGAGATGGCAGGCCTCGGGAAACTCGGCGCCGGCGGCAAGCGCGAGCGCCGCGACGCTGACGACGGTGTCGCCCGCGCCGGTGACGTCGAACACTTCGCGCGCCATCGTCGGCAGGTGCGTGTAGGCGCCGCCGCGCTCGAACAGGCTCATGCCTTCGGGCCCGCGGGTCACGAGCACCGCCCGCGCATCGAGCCGCCGCTGAAGACCCCAGCCCACCTCCATCAGGCTCTTCTCGTCGCGAACCCGCGTGCCCTGCACGTAACCCGCCTCGTGCTGATTGGGAGTGAGCAGACTGACACCTCGGTAGGCGTCGATGTGGCTCTCCTTGGGGTCGACGCTGACCTCAAAGCCGCGCTCGCGCGCCACGCGCAGCGAGGCCTCGAGGGTTGCGGGAATCACCACCCCCTTACCGTAGTCGCTCACGATCAGGCCTTCGCACCGGGGCAGCACCGCCGCGATGCGATCGAGCAACGCCGCCAGCGCCGCACCCGACAGCTCGGCGCGCGACTCGAAGTCGAATCTCACCACCTGCTGGGCGTGCGCCACCAGCCGCGTCTTGAGCGTGGTGGGCCGCGACGGGTCACGAACCACTCCAGCCGCATCCACTCCCCGTTCCGCCAGCGCGACCAGAATGCGCTGCGCGGCGTCGTCCTCGCCCAGCACTCCGAGCAGCACGGGTCGCGCGCCGAGCGCGGCGAGATTGGCGCCGACATTGCCGGCGCCGCCGAGCGTAAACGACTCACGCTCGATCTCGACCACCGGCACCGGAGCCTCGGGCGAGATGCGCTCGACGCGGCCCCACAGATAGCGATCGAGCATCAGGTCGCCGAGCACCGCGATGCGGCGGTCGCGGAATCGCCCGACGAGCTCTCGCATCCGCGCGAGCTCGAAGTGAGTCGTGGGCATGGGTGCGCGACGCTACACCGCGACCTGAGGAGGGTCAACGTTCGTTGACGCTCGCCGCGCGCGCACCTAACGTGCCGCGCATGTCGATCGCGATTCGCTCGTGGAACGCAGGCGAAGTGAACGCGCTGCGCGCACTGGCTCGGCACCCATCGCTGCAGCGAGAGTTCGAGCTGTTGCAGGGACGCGGCCTCGACCAGCGGCTCGCCGACGCCTACAACCTCGAGTCCCTGCGACGCCTCGCGACGCTCGATGGTCGCGACGCCGGGTTCGCGTTCACGTTCGTCGTCCCGACCCTGGACGGGCTGCTGGCCGTGGTGCGCATCGGCGTGGTCGCGGAAGCACGCCGCCGCGGCGTGGGCCGCGCCCTGCTCGAGTCCTCGGTGGAGGGGCTGCGCTCCGCGGCCCCCGAATGTCGCCTGGTCTCACTCGGCGCCACCCTGCCCAACGACGGCGCGGGCGCGTTCGCGGATCGCATGGGCTTCCTGCCGGTGCGGCGCTTCTGGCTGATGGAGCGCCGCGATCACTCGATCCCGCCGCCGGAGTGGCCGTCGGGAACCTCGGTCGAACCGTTCCGGGGCCGGCGCGAGCTCTCGCGATGGGTCGACGTCTTCAATCGTTCGTGGCGCGAGCACTGGCACGGAGTGCTCGCCCGCGAGGCCGATTTCTCGCGCCAGCTCGAGAGCGGCGCGGTGAGCGCAGATGGAATGCACTTCGCTCGCGCCGGCGATGCCGACGTCGGCTTCGTGCGCCTCACCCTGCACGAGAGTCGAGGCGAGATCGCAGTGGTCGGAGTGATTCCCGAGTGGCGGCGCCGCGGACTCGGACAGGCGCTGCTGCGCTTCGGCGGCCGCTGGCTGCTCGATCACGGTGCCCGGCGCGTGACCCTCACGGTGGACGGTGAGAACGAGCGCGCGCTCTCGCTCTATCGCAAGGAGCGCTACGAGGTGGTCGAAACCCGTCAGGTCTGGGAGCGCGGGATCTAGTCGCCGCTCGCGTCCGCCGGCCGCGCCGCCCCCTCGCTCCCGAGCACGAACCGCTGCCGGCACCAGACCGGAATCGGCCTCCCGTTCTGCAGCGCGGGGTGAAATTTCATCGCCAGCGCACACTCCACCGTCGCCCGGACCGCCGACGAGTCGGCACTGCCGCCCGCCCACAGCG includes:
- the rfaE2 gene encoding D-glycero-beta-D-manno-heptose 1-phosphate adenylyltransferase; translation: MPSRPAILTPAQRKSVEEWRERGEVIVFTNGVFDLLHRGHLDYLEEARGLGDRLVVGVNDDASVARLKGVGRPIVPAEERAALLESLECVDLAPIFHDDTPLALIEEVAPHVLVKGGDWPVENIVGRELVLERGGRVLNVPLRHGQSTSRIVARAAEGRSALDD
- the rfaE1 gene encoding D-glycero-beta-D-manno-heptose-7-phosphate kinase, translated to MPTTHFELARMRELVGRFRDRRIAVLGDLMLDRYLWGRVERISPEAPVPVVEIERESFTLGGAGNVGANLAALGARPVLLGVLGEDDAAQRILVALAERGVDAAGVVRDPSRPTTLKTRLVAHAQQVVRFDFESRAELSGAALAALLDRIAAVLPRCEGLIVSDYGKGVVIPATLEASLRVARERGFEVSVDPKESHIDAYRGVSLLTPNQHEAGYVQGTRVRDEKSLMEVGWGLQRRLDARAVLVTRGPEGMSLFERGGAYTHLPTMAREVFDVTGAGDTVVSVAALALAAGAEFPEACHLANHAAGVVIREVGTACCSPRQLLESLEARA
- a CDS encoding GNAT family N-acetyltransferase; the encoded protein is MSIAIRSWNAGEVNALRALARHPSLQREFELLQGRGLDQRLADAYNLESLRRLATLDGRDAGFAFTFVVPTLDGLLAVVRIGVVAEARRRGVGRALLESSVEGLRSAAPECRLVSLGATLPNDGAGAFADRMGFLPVRRFWLMERRDHSIPPPEWPSGTSVEPFRGRRELSRWVDVFNRSWREHWHGVLAREADFSRQLESGAVSADGMHFARAGDADVGFVRLTLHESRGEIAVVGVIPEWRRRGLGQALLRFGGRWLLDHGARRVTLTVDGENERALSLYRKERYEVVETRQVWERGI